Genomic window (Asticcacaulis excentricus CB 48):
CGCAAATAGAGGGCTTCACCGCCATTCTCGACAAATAGCAAGCAGAAGCCTCTCATCTGGATGATCGCTGGCTGGCCAATATGCTGGTCACAGCCTTCCATGAAACGGCCCACCTCATGCCGCCCGTGCGCAAAACACGCGCCACAAGCGACGCCACCCCCATCATCATTCTTAAGAGGGCCCTTAAGGCGGGCAAGTTGCCGTGGGTAAAAAACCTTATTGGCGCAAAAATGCCGAAGGCAAGTCGTGGCTGAGGCGAGGGCTGATGCGAATCACGCAAAAGGCCAATTACCTGAAACTCGGCAATGCCACTGACGAAGACCTGACAACCGATCCCAACCGCCCACTGAATACGGACATCGCGCTAAAAATTATGTTCACCGGCATGACGATGGGCCTGTTTACCGGTAAGAAGCTGGAAGACTTTTTCCAAGGCGATCTCACCGAATGGAAAATGCGCGAAAGATCATCAATGGTTTGGAAAGCACCGATCTAGTGGCAGGCCACGCGGTTAAATTCTATGTGGCTCTAAGCTATACAGTCTGATTTCAAGACTCCGCTTGCGTGCTGCGGTCTTTTCCTGTAATGACCCGCGCTTCCTGACCTGCCGGGCCCCTGACATGCCTTGGCGGGTGCTAACTCTATAAAGAGGACGGCGTTACCCGCGCCGCAAATGAAATGTCAAAACTGAAGACCAAATCGGGCGCCAAGAAGCGTTTCCGCTTCACTGCGTCGGGCAAGGTGAAGGCTGGCGTGGCCGGCAAGCGCCACCGTCTGATCTCGCACAACGGCAAGTATATCCGTCAGAACCGCGGCACGCAGGTAATGTCGGACGCCGATACCGCGAAGATCAAATCCTACATGCCCTACGCCTAAGGAGACGTGAAACATGGCACGTGTTAAAAGAGGCGTTGTTTCTCACGCCCGTCACAAAAAAGTTCTGAAGCAGGCCAAGGGTTTCTACGGCCGCCGCAAGAATACCATCCGCACCGCCAAGGCCGCTGTCGATAAGGCCGGTCAATACGCTTACCGCGACCGCCGCGTGAACAAGCGTAACTTCCGCGCCCTGTGGATCCAGCGCATCAACGCGGCTGCCCGCGTCGAAGGCTTCACCTACTCGCAGTTCATCCACGGCCTGAACCTGGCAGGGATCGAGCTGGACCGTAAGGCTCTGGCCGCTCTGGCTGCCAACGACGCCCCGGCCTTCGCTGCCGTGGCCGAGAAGGTCCGCGCCGCTCTGGCGGCGTAATCTCCTTAAAGAGATACCCGAACACACGGAAACCCCGCACCGGCGACGGCGCGGGGTTTTTCGTGTTTCTCCTGCCTATCGCGCTGTGAGGGGCGAGAGGACATAATGCGCTTGTATCAGGCGTTACGCAGATACCAATCGTAGTCCAGTTCGGTGATTTCCTCGAAGAAACGCGCCTGTTCGGTCTTTTTGACCTTCACGTACATGTCGATGAAACGCTCGCCCAGATAGTCGCGCAGCACCTGAGACCTGTCGAGATAATCGACCGCGGCAAACCAGTTGGTAGGCAGAGTCGCGCCGGTTTCGGCGGCCACCGCATAGCCATTGCCGACGACGGCGGGACCGGGGTCGATCTTGCGCGTCAGGCCGTGGTGAGCGCAGGCTAGAATGGCCGCCAGCACCAGATAGGGGTTGCCATCGGCCCCGGCGACGCGGTGTTCGACATGGCGCGTAAGGGCAGGACCGGCGGTGACGCGCAAGCTGACCGTGCGGTTATTAACGCCCCAGGTCAGGCCCACCGGCGCGTAGGAATTGGCCTTGAAACGCTTATAGCTGTTGGCGCCCGGCGCGAGGATACCCATGCAGTCGGCCAGATGATCCTTCATGCCGCCGATCATGTGCTTGAGAAGTGGCGAACCTTCCGGATGGGCGTCGGCACAGAGGTTTTTGCCGTCCTTATCGGCCACCGAGACGTGGACGTGGAAGCCCGAACCGGCGCGATCGGCCCACGGCTTGGCCATAAAGGTCGCTTCGATGCCGAGGCTGAGCGCCACACCCTTGGCCATGCGCTTATAGAGCACGGCATCGTCGGCAGCGCGCAGCGCATCCGGCTTGTGCTTCAGGGTCAGTTCGACCTGACCGGGGGCAAATTCAGAAATCGCCCCTTCCAACGGAATGTTCATCACATCCGCCGTCTCCCACAGGGTGCGAAAGAACTCACCGTGCGCTTCGACTTCCGGCAGGCCATAGACCTGAATGCCCTTGGGCGTCTGCCCCGTGTTGAACCCGGCGGCGGGCACCAGCTCACCTTTGTGTCCCCGCTCAATATCGACGAGGTAATATTCCAGCTCACAGGCCACCACCGGCGTCAGGCCATCGGCGGCGTAGCGGTCGAGCACGCGTTGCAGCACATGGCGCGGATCGAGGTCGTTGGGCGTGCCGTCCAGTTCATAAAGCGAGAGCATTACCTGCCCTACATCATCCCCCAGCCACGGCGCGGGCGTTAGCGTCCCCGGCACCGGCCGCGCCACACGATCGGCGTCCCCGTCTTCCCAGACAAGGCCCGTCTCTTCGCAATCGGCCCCCAACGTATCGACCACCAGAATCGAACCCGGCAGGAAGCGGCCATACTCGTAAATGGGCAGCAACTCGTGACGGCGCAGACGCTTGCCCCGCGGCACGCCGGTCATCGAGGTGAACAGGATCTCGAAGTAGTTGATGTGAGGATGGGCCTCCAGAAAGGCCTTGGCCTCATCAACGGTGGCGACCATGGGGTGTGCAGGCAGGGTCATTTCGTTATCCTCCTCCCCTGTTTACGAGGGAGGTGTCTTCGAGTGAAACGAGAAGACGGTAGGGGCAATTGGACGAACAAACGCCCCCTCCGTCAGCGGCTTGGCGCTACACCCTCCCGACAACGGCGTTGCCTTTATGCAGCGGAGGACGTGAAACGCGTGTACTCAGTGATAAAACCTTCCACCGCCGCCACGAGACGGTCAATGGCCTCCGGTGGGGTTTTGGGCGAAATCAGCATCATATTGTGGAAGGGCGCGATCAGCACCCCGCGATTGATCAGATAGAGATGCAGGGCCTCCAGCAGGTGCGGGTCCAGCGCGTGGCGCATTTCGGCGGCGGTTTGCGGGGCCGGATCGGCAAAGACCAGCTCGGCCCGCGCGCCGACATGCACCACCGACCAAGGCACCTGATGCTGCGCGATGACGGCCCTCAGTTTGGCCACAAGGGTTTCGGCGCTGGCTTGCATGTAGGCATAGGCGTCCGGGGTCATGACCTCGCTGAGCATGGCCTTCATGCCGGCAATGGCCAGCGCATTGCCGGACAAGGTGGTGCCAATGCCGGACGAGCCCGGTCCGATGGCGGCCTGAGCGGCGTCCATGCGCGCGGCGACTTCGGCGCTGACGCCCCAGACGGCGGCGGGCACCCCTCCGGCAATGGCCTTACCCACGGTCAGGACGTCGGCGCGCAGACCATGCTCACTCACATAGCCGCCAAACCCCGACGACAGGGTGTGCGTCTCATCGTAAACCAGCAGCGTGCCCGTCTCGTCACACAGGGCGCGCAGGCGCTCGTGATAGCCCTCAATCGGTAGGATCATGCCACAATTGGTCATGACGGGTTCCAGCATGACGGCGGCGATCTCACCCGTGCGCAGCACCGACTCCAGCGCCGTCAGGTCGTTGAACGGCACGACGACGCTATGCTGCGTCAGGTCGGCGACCTGCCCGATCAGGCCGGTTTTGTGGACGATCTGCCCGTCCTTCAGCACCACAAAAGCGTCATCGACCATGCCATGATAGGCCCCGTCGATAAACAGGATCTTCTGCCGCTGCGTAATGGCCCGCGCCCAGCGGATGACGGCGCGATTGGCGTCAGACGCCGTCGTCGCGCACTGCCATACCGGCAGGCCGAACCGGTCTTTCAGCAGCCGCCCCACCTCAAGGCTGGAGCGGGTCGGCAGCATGAAGCCCACCCCCTGCCCCGCCTGTGCGGCAATGGCGCGTTGCAGCTCCTCGCGCCCATGGCCGAACATTGAGGGGGTATCGCCCAGACAGAAGTCGTCATAGGCGTGGCCATCGACGTCCCACAGGGTCGCATCCTTTGCCCGCTCGGCATAGAGCGGCACGGGCGAGGCCCAGTCGTGCATCCAGTGCATCGGCACCCCGCCTCGCCACACACTTTTAGCCTGTTCGGCCAGAGCAACGGTTTTGGGGTGAGTGGCGGTGAACAGGCGCTTTTGTTCTGTGAAAAAATCAGACAGAGCCGTCACGGCAAGCCCCCTTCGTCAGCGAAGAGGACGAAGGGGGCGATATCCCAGGTCATCCCAACCCCCCGAAACTGATGAACTTCGTCTCCAGAAACTCCTCGAGGCCTTCGACCGCGCCTTCGCGGCCCAGACCCGATTCCTTGACCCCGCCAAAGGGCGCGACCTCGGTGGACATGACCCCGTCATTGAGACCAACCATGCCCGCCTCAATGGCCTGAGACACGCGCCAGCCGCGCTTAATGTCCGTCGTAAAGGCATAGGCCGCCAGACCGAACGGCGTGTCATTGGCCAGAGCGATGCCTTCCGCTTCGGTGTCAAACGGATAGAGCGCCGCCACGGGGCCGAAGATTTCCTCATCGAACATGCGGGCCTCACGCGGCACATGCGTCAGAATGGTCGCAGGGAAGTACAGCGGTCCCTGAGCCTCGTCGACTTTGCCACCCAGCACCACCCGCGCGCCCTTCGACACCGCCTCTTCGACCAGTTGCGTCACCTTGGTGGCGGCCTTCTGATTGATCAGCGGCCCAAGGCCTGTGCCCTCTTCCCAGCCCGGCCCTAGCAGCAAGCGCTGAGCCTCAGCTGTCAGACGTTCGACAAAGGCATCATAGATGCCGCGCTGCACGAAGATGCGGTTGGCGCAGACGCAGGTTTGCCCCGAATTGCGGAACTTCGACAGGGCCGTCGCCGGGACCGCGATATCGAGGTCGGCGTCGTCAAACACCACCACCGGCGCATTGCCGCCCAGTTCCAGCGAGATCTTCTTGATGGTCGATGCGCACTGCGCATAGAGCGTTTTGCCGACCGCAGTGGAGCCGGTGAAAGAGAACTTTTTGATGCGCGGATCGGTGGTCAGGACCTTACCCACCTCGGCCCCGCTGGCGGCCGTCACAATGTGGATCAGACCTTCGGGCACCCCGGCCCTGTTGGCCAGTTGCTTCAGTGCCAGCGCGCTCAACGGCGTGTCTTCGGCGGGTTTCAGCACCGCGGCACACCCGGCGGCGAGCGCCGGCCCCAGCTTGCGCGTAATCATCGACAGAGGGAAGTTCCACGGGGTCACCGCACCCACCACACCCACCGGCTGCTGAACAGTCAGGAGTTGTTTGCCCGCCACCGGAGCCGGGATGGTACGGCCATAGGCGCGCTTACCCTCTTCGGCGAACCATTCGATGAAGCCCGCCGCATAGGCGACTTCGCCGCGTGCTTCCTTGATCGCACGGCCCTGCTCCAGCGACACCAGAAGGCCCAGCGCCTCCTGATTTTGCATCAGCAGATCGTGCC
Coding sequences:
- the rplT gene encoding 50S ribosomal protein L20, which codes for MARVKRGVVSHARHKKVLKQAKGFYGRRKNTIRTAKAAVDKAGQYAYRDRRVNKRNFRALWIQRINAAARVEGFTYSQFIHGLNLAGIELDRKALAALAANDAPAFAAVAEKVRAALAA
- a CDS encoding NAD-dependent succinate-semialdehyde dehydrogenase, whose protein sequence is MKLTPAILDILGDAISQTPPAYKAFASFNPSTGEVLAYVRDMGAEETEAAITSAQAAMPEWAAKTAKERAKILEKWHDLLMQNQEALGLLVSLEQGRAIKEARGEVAYAAGFIEWFAEEGKRAYGRTIPAPVAGKQLLTVQQPVGVVGAVTPWNFPLSMITRKLGPALAAGCAAVLKPAEDTPLSALALKQLANRAGVPEGLIHIVTAASGAEVGKVLTTDPRIKKFSFTGSTAVGKTLYAQCASTIKKISLELGGNAPVVVFDDADLDIAVPATALSKFRNSGQTCVCANRIFVQRGIYDAFVERLTAEAQRLLLGPGWEEGTGLGPLINQKAATKVTQLVEEAVSKGARVVLGGKVDEAQGPLYFPATILTHVPREARMFDEEIFGPVAALYPFDTEAEGIALANDTPFGLAAYAFTTDIKRGWRVSQAIEAGMVGLNDGVMSTEVAPFGGVKESGLGREGAVEGLEEFLETKFISFGGLG
- a CDS encoding glutamine synthetase family protein, whose amino-acid sequence is MVATVDEAKAFLEAHPHINYFEILFTSMTGVPRGKRLRRHELLPIYEYGRFLPGSILVVDTLGADCEETGLVWEDGDADRVARPVPGTLTPAPWLGDDVGQVMLSLYELDGTPNDLDPRHVLQRVLDRYAADGLTPVVACELEYYLVDIERGHKGELVPAAGFNTGQTPKGIQVYGLPEVEAHGEFFRTLWETADVMNIPLEGAISEFAPGQVELTLKHKPDALRAADDAVLYKRMAKGVALSLGIEATFMAKPWADRAGSGFHVHVSVADKDGKNLCADAHPEGSPLLKHMIGGMKDHLADCMGILAPGANSYKRFKANSYAPVGLTWGVNNRTVSLRVTAGPALTRHVEHRVAGADGNPYLVLAAILACAHHGLTRKIDPGPAVVGNGYAVAAETGATLPTNWFAAVDYLDRSQVLRDYLGERFIDMYVKVKKTEQARFFEEITELDYDWYLRNA
- the rpmI gene encoding 50S ribosomal protein L35 — encoded protein: MSKLKTKSGAKKRFRFTASGKVKAGVAGKRHRLISHNGKYIRQNRGTQVMSDADTAKIKSYMPYA
- a CDS encoding aspartate aminotransferase family protein, which codes for MTALSDFFTEQKRLFTATHPKTVALAEQAKSVWRGGVPMHWMHDWASPVPLYAERAKDATLWDVDGHAYDDFCLGDTPSMFGHGREELQRAIAAQAGQGVGFMLPTRSSLEVGRLLKDRFGLPVWQCATTASDANRAVIRWARAITQRQKILFIDGAYHGMVDDAFVVLKDGQIVHKTGLIGQVADLTQHSVVVPFNDLTALESVLRTGEIAAVMLEPVMTNCGMILPIEGYHERLRALCDETGTLLVYDETHTLSSGFGGYVSEHGLRADVLTVGKAIAGGVPAAVWGVSAEVAARMDAAQAAIGPGSSGIGTTLSGNALAIAGMKAMLSEVMTPDAYAYMQASAETLVAKLRAVIAQHQVPWSVVHVGARAELVFADPAPQTAAEMRHALDPHLLEALHLYLINRGVLIAPFHNMMLISPKTPPEAIDRLVAAVEGFITEYTRFTSSAA